The Microbulbifer sp. TB1203 nucleotide sequence GACCGGCGAGCGGAACTGGCTGGCACCGCCCCAGATCACCGTGCGCCTCTATCACGACGCGCGCATGGCGGAGGTGGTGGCAGTGGACGGGCGCGGACCGGTGGGTGACAACGGAGTCGGCTTCACCTACCCCAACCCGCGCATGCACTGTGCGGACGAACGGCAGCAGGCCAACCGCTTCCTCGGCGAGTGGCTGGGCCACTGCCTGGCGAACGGTCGCGCGGAAATTGAACTGATACTGGACGGCCGGCGGCTCTGACCCGCTGAGCCTCCACAGGGACGTGTGGACAAGGTGAGCGTGTGATAGAAGAGTCAGTCGGGCCCGTACATCGTCTGGTGCAGTTTACCGACCCCCATATCGGCGGCCGGCCGGATTACCACTTGCTCGGCCTGGATACCGGGCATACTTTCGACGAAGTGCTGCGCGCGATCGAGCGGGAGCAGTCCGGCGCCGACATGCTGGTCGCCACCGGCGATATCAGTGCCAATGGTTCCGAAGGCTCCTATCGCCGCTTCCTGCAAAAAATGCAGCGGGTGCAATCCCCCTGGTACTGGCTGCCCGGCAATCACGACAACCCCGCGCGTATGAACCGGGTGGCACCGGGGCGACACCCGGAAGTGGTGTCGCTGGGAAATTGGCGTCTGCTGCTGCTGGATAGCAGCCTGGAAGGGCAAATCTGTGGCGGCCTCGACGACTCCCAACTGGAGCGCCTGGAAGAGCTGCTGGCCCTGCATACCCTGCACCCGCTGATGATTCTGATGCACCACCAGCCGGTACAGGTGGGCAGTGCCTGGATCGACGGCCATATGCTGCGCAGCGGGCGAGATCGTTTCCTGCAACTGATCGGCGACAATCCCAGTATCAAAGCGGTGGTGTGGGGGCATGTGCACCAGCAGTTCGACAGCCGTCTGGGGCATATCGGCCTGCACGCCACTCCTTCCACCTCCGTCCAGTTCACCCCCGGCAGCGGTCCCTTTTCCGTGGACGAGAAGATGCCCGGCTATCGCTGGTTTGAACTGTGCGACGACGGCAGCTACCGCACCGGAGTGGAGCGGGTCACCGTCTCTGAATACAGTGTCGATCTCGCCTCCGCCGGTTATTAACCTTTATTAACCTGCCTTTCCCACCGCTGCGCCCGTACAATGAAACTTCTGTCCCCCGGAAGTTGTGAGGTTGAAGATGCGCGTGGTTTCTCCGCTGTTTTTCCTGTTTTCCCTATCGTTGTTTTCCGCCTGCACACAGCAGGCTGCTGCCCCCACGGCGGCGGAGATCGCGGATGGCCTGCAGCCCCGCGACAGCGGCCTCGACAGCGTGGCCGCCGCCTTCGCCTTCGATCTCAGCGGCTCCGGTGTCTACGTGGCGCCGGTGGAAATCGACTACACCAAACGCTTCGCCGGCCCCGGCCAGCCCCTGCGCGCCAGGGACTATGAACTGGACGCAAAAGACCGGGCCAGGCTGCAGGAACTGATGGCGGAGATCTTCAGCGAAAAATTTCTCGCCCCGCGCAACAGCCAAGTGGTGGCCGACCCGGAAGAGGCGGACTACACGCTGCAACTGCGCCTGGAGCGCTTCTCCCTGGCCGCGCCCCTGGAGCCCTCCGCCTGGCTGTGGCGGGTGTACACCGAGCAGAGCGCCTACGGTGTGCTGATGGGCGAACTTTACAACGACGAGGGCAAAGTGGTGATGCGCTTCCGCGACCGCCGGGATATCGGTGAAAAATTCGGAGGGCTGGGCCCGGGCCGCCTGGAGCGCTTCACCAGCGTCACCTTCTGGAACGACATGAAACTGGACCTGCGCCGCGCCTTCAGCAGCCTGGACAAAACCTTGGGCTGAACCCCGGGACCGCGGAGCTCCAGCTCCGCCCTGGGAACGCCGAGCTCCAGCTCGGCTCGCGGGCCGCAGGCCCGCCAATAACGAGTTTGTTTCCTGCGAAGGACGCGTCGTGCACCATCACCTTGACCGGGGCGCACTCACCACCACACCCGCGCTATAATCCCCGCCCATGCCAAACCCAAAAAACCGCCCCCTGCTGATCTACCTGCACGGCTTCCTCTCCTCGCCGCAGTCGTCCAAATGCCAGCTGCTGCGCAAATGGCTGGCGGAGGCACATCCGCGCATCGTCTTCTGCGCGCCGCAGATCTCCCCCTACCCGGCGGTCGCCGCCCACTCCCTGAGTGCGCTGGTGGAAAATTTCGTCAACAGCGCGGAGTGCGGTCCCATCGGCCTGGTGGGCAGTTCCATGGGCGGTTTCTGGGCCAGTTACCTGGCCGAGCGCTACCGGCTGCCGGCGGTGGTGGTCAACCCGGCGGTGCACCCCTCACACTTTATGCCCAACTACCTGGGGCAGACGCTGACGCCTTACAGCGGTGGGGCACAGGAGTATCGCCTTACCCCGGCCGACGTTGATACCATGCGCCAACTGGAAGAATCGCTGCCGCATCCCCTCGCCGCGCGCTACTGGCTGCTGGCCCAGCGCGGCGACGAGACCCTCGACTGCCGCGAGGCAGAAGACTTCTACCGCGGCCAGCGCCAGACCCTCGAGAACGGGGGCGATCACAGCTTCCAGGGTTTCGCGCGCTACTGCGCGCCGATAATTGAGTTTTTATTTAACCC carries:
- a CDS encoding metallophosphoesterase, whose translation is MIEESVGPVHRLVQFTDPHIGGRPDYHLLGLDTGHTFDEVLRAIEREQSGADMLVATGDISANGSEGSYRRFLQKMQRVQSPWYWLPGNHDNPARMNRVAPGRHPEVVSLGNWRLLLLDSSLEGQICGGLDDSQLERLEELLALHTLHPLMILMHHQPVQVGSAWIDGHMLRSGRDRFLQLIGDNPSIKAVVWGHVHQQFDSRLGHIGLHATPSTSVQFTPGSGPFSVDEKMPGYRWFELCDDGSYRTGVERVTVSEYSVDLASAGY
- a CDS encoding YqiA/YcfP family alpha/beta fold hydrolase, whose amino-acid sequence is MPNPKNRPLLIYLHGFLSSPQSSKCQLLRKWLAEAHPRIVFCAPQISPYPAVAAHSLSALVENFVNSAECGPIGLVGSSMGGFWASYLAERYRLPAVVVNPAVHPSHFMPNYLGQTLTPYSGGAQEYRLTPADVDTMRQLEESLPHPLAARYWLLAQRGDETLDCREAEDFYRGQRQTLENGGDHSFQGFARYCAPIIEFLFNP